The following proteins are co-located in the Gordonia polyisoprenivorans genome:
- a CDS encoding SRPBCC family protein → MTSADDRIRSASRDIHADAATVFGLIADPARQPDWDGNDNLAELVDGTRIHGVGDVFSMRLTNGQVRENRIVEFDDNRLIAWKPNEPGKPSPGHLWRWEIEPNDDASVRVTHTYDWTELDDPVRMERARATTPERLRASIDRLAALVE, encoded by the coding sequence GTGACCTCCGCAGACGATCGCATCCGCTCCGCGTCCCGCGACATCCACGCCGACGCCGCAACGGTTTTCGGGTTGATCGCCGACCCCGCGCGGCAGCCGGACTGGGACGGCAACGACAACCTCGCCGAACTCGTCGACGGCACACGCATCCACGGCGTGGGCGACGTGTTCTCGATGCGCCTGACCAACGGGCAGGTTCGCGAGAACCGCATCGTCGAATTCGACGACAACCGCCTCATCGCGTGGAAGCCCAACGAGCCGGGCAAGCCGAGCCCCGGTCACCTGTGGCGGTGGGAGATCGAGCCGAACGACGACGCGTCGGTTCGGGTGACCCACACCTACGACTGGACCGAACTCGACGACCCGGTACGCATGGAGCGTGCCCGGGCGACGACGCCCGAACGACTGCGGGCGTCGATCGATCGGCTCGCCGCACTCGTTGAATGA
- a CDS encoding glycine betaine ABC transporter substrate-binding protein, which yields MSTLIRSNRPGRRPLSAVLILAVSVLVIAGCGLVSSSGTFHKSALPDGKTPLAGAEITVTSKNFTESILLGKIAATYLAAAGADVTDLTNAPGSASSRQAMLNGAADLAWEYTGTAWVTYLHETKVIPDPQQLWQQVHDVELAQNHLVWLPPANFNDTYAFAASSSTAKRLNVTTMSDIARLPVDQRTFCVNDEFFSRPDGFLPMLKTYDMPYDAPNGVPSGNVTQMDSGVVYTSTAKSSPCNFGMVYTTDGRIKNLDLKVLVDDKKYFLPYSGTVVVRESVLKAHPEIAPLMATISERLTDELMQELNGRVDIDGQDPSDVAYDWLKSEKLIT from the coding sequence ATGTCGACCCTGATTCGTTCGAACCGCCCCGGACGCCGCCCGCTGTCGGCGGTGCTGATCCTCGCCGTCAGTGTCTTGGTGATCGCCGGATGCGGGTTGGTCAGCTCGTCGGGCACCTTTCACAAGTCCGCACTGCCCGACGGCAAGACGCCACTCGCCGGGGCCGAGATCACGGTCACGTCCAAGAATTTCACCGAGAGCATCCTGCTGGGCAAGATCGCCGCCACCTACCTCGCGGCGGCCGGCGCCGATGTCACCGACCTCACCAACGCACCCGGATCGGCCTCGAGCCGCCAGGCGATGCTCAATGGCGCAGCGGATCTGGCGTGGGAGTACACCGGTACGGCGTGGGTGACGTACCTGCACGAGACCAAGGTCATCCCCGACCCCCAGCAGTTGTGGCAGCAGGTCCACGACGTCGAACTCGCCCAGAATCATCTGGTGTGGTTGCCGCCGGCCAATTTCAACGACACCTACGCGTTCGCGGCGTCGTCGTCGACGGCCAAGCGGCTCAACGTCACGACGATGTCGGACATCGCCCGCTTGCCCGTCGATCAGCGCACCTTCTGCGTCAACGACGAATTCTTCTCGCGCCCAGACGGTTTCCTGCCCATGCTCAAGACCTACGACATGCCCTACGACGCCCCCAACGGGGTTCCTTCGGGCAACGTCACGCAGATGGATTCCGGCGTGGTCTACACCTCCACCGCCAAGAGTTCGCCGTGCAATTTCGGCATGGTGTACACCACCGACGGCCGCATCAAGAACCTCGACCTCAAGGTGCTCGTCGACGACAAGAAGTACTTCCTGCCCTACAGCGGGACCGTCGTGGTCCGTGAATCCGTCCTGAAGGCGCATCCGGAGATCGCGCCGCTGATGGCCACGATCTCGGAGCGTCTGACCGACGAACTCATGCAGGAACTCAACGGCCGCGTCGACATCGACGGTCAGGATCCGTCCGACGTCGCCTACGACTGGCTCAAGAGCGAGAAACTCATCACCTAG
- a CDS encoding O-methyltransferase, with product MTSTLTSAPVSAILDRLYEQAAQGGRPSGPRSARPPAELSPQAKADAAEDRYMAIARDTGILAYSLIRSARPAVVVEFGMSYGISALFLAAALRDNALADPAAAGHLYTTELSAKKVSAAEETFAEAQLGDLITILAGDARDTLESVSGPIGFVLLDGWKDLYIPVLDLLEPKLAPGAMILADNTSHAESATYLDRVRNSGEYVGVGLPAKHDDTVELSCRL from the coding sequence ATGACCTCGACGTTGACCAGCGCACCTGTCTCCGCAATTCTCGACCGACTCTACGAGCAGGCCGCACAAGGCGGGCGACCGTCGGGTCCGCGATCCGCGCGTCCGCCCGCCGAGCTCTCGCCACAGGCGAAAGCCGACGCCGCCGAGGATCGCTACATGGCGATCGCCCGGGACACCGGCATCCTGGCGTACTCGCTGATCCGCTCGGCGCGCCCGGCAGTGGTGGTGGAGTTCGGTATGTCCTATGGCATCTCGGCGCTCTTTCTCGCCGCGGCGCTGCGCGACAACGCCCTGGCCGACCCGGCAGCGGCCGGACATCTCTACACCACCGAACTCAGTGCCAAGAAGGTCTCGGCCGCCGAGGAGACCTTCGCCGAGGCGCAACTCGGCGATCTGATCACCATCCTGGCCGGCGACGCCCGCGACACGCTCGAATCGGTGTCCGGGCCGATCGGGTTCGTCCTCCTCGACGGCTGGAAGGACCTCTACATCCCGGTCCTCGATCTCCTCGAGCCGAAGCTGGCACCGGGCGCGATGATCCTGGCGGACAACACCTCCCACGCCGAGTCGGCGACCTACCTCGATCGTGTCCGCAACTCCGGCGAGTACGTCGGCGTCGGGCTGCCCGCCAAGCACGACGACACCGTCGAACTCAGTTGTCGACTCTGA
- a CDS encoding ABC transporter ATP-binding protein/permease: MTLTGPTAAPAGTAVSTDSAWRLFLRNRASVAGVIVLVVVIVCAIFGPLIAPYGANDINVPDALSAPSWSHLFGTDDLGRDVFSRVVLAASVSMRVAVVAVAISLIVGVVLGMFSGFAGGVVDTVLMRIVDVMFSFPVMLLALAIVAILGPGVTSAMVAIGIVYIPIFARVARADTLRVRQTQYVAAATTMGVSTSRTLFSHVLPNISGPVVVQTSISLAFAILSEAALSFLGLGVQPPEPSWGRMLFDAQGFITSAWWMGVFPGLAILLTVFAFNLIGDGVRDVLDPRQRTLLRNRRSRRSRRRTAVSPASPPAGRRHDSNTADPGLQDAGSAPVLAVTDLVVGVGPREIVHGVGFSVAKGETLGIVGESGSGKSLSVLSATGLFDAPSAYITGSARIGDTEVIGASDAVLRSVHGARVGFVFQDPSSSLNPLLTIEEQLTEGPRRHLGLSRSAARERALKLLRDVHLPDPETRLRSYPHQLSGGQRQRVMIAVALACDPDVLIADEATTALDVTTQAQIIDLVADLQRERGMAVVWISHDLGVIGRIADRVIVMRLGAVIESGAVAEVFAHPRNDYTRTLLDSRPLLSRVADRAEPESAVAAEESPIVAVRGLGVDFTVRRSTGRETLLAVRDVDVAVTAGTTLGIVGESGSGKSTIAGVLSGLVTSGAGTTVRGSIEVDVDGRTIDAVGVRGADAALLRRQVAMVFQDPGASLDPRMTALASIAEPLRTHGFVSGREALRTRAEQLLADVSLDSSFLRRYPHEMSGGQRQRVCLARALASDPQVLILDESTASLDVSVQSAVLDLLAQLQREKNLTYLFIAHDLAVVEQISDTVAVMQDGRVVEHGPASRILHDPETEYTRKLLAAIPPETPQRA, translated from the coding sequence ATGACCCTGACCGGGCCCACGGCCGCCCCGGCCGGAACAGCGGTGTCGACGGATTCGGCGTGGCGATTGTTCTTGCGTAATCGCGCCTCGGTGGCGGGGGTGATCGTGCTCGTGGTGGTCATCGTGTGCGCGATCTTCGGCCCGCTGATCGCGCCGTACGGCGCCAACGACATCAACGTGCCCGACGCGTTGTCCGCACCGAGTTGGTCACACTTGTTCGGCACTGACGACCTCGGCCGCGACGTGTTCTCCCGAGTGGTTCTCGCCGCATCGGTCAGCATGCGGGTAGCCGTTGTCGCCGTGGCCATCTCGCTGATCGTCGGAGTCGTTCTCGGCATGTTCTCCGGATTCGCCGGCGGTGTGGTCGACACCGTCCTGATGCGGATCGTCGACGTGATGTTCTCTTTCCCGGTGATGCTGCTCGCGCTCGCGATCGTCGCGATCCTCGGGCCGGGCGTCACCTCGGCGATGGTGGCGATCGGCATCGTCTACATCCCGATCTTCGCGCGGGTCGCGCGCGCCGACACCCTTCGCGTGCGACAGACGCAGTACGTCGCCGCGGCGACGACGATGGGGGTCTCGACCTCGCGCACCCTGTTCTCCCATGTGCTGCCCAACATCTCGGGCCCGGTCGTGGTGCAGACGTCGATCTCGCTGGCGTTCGCGATCCTCTCCGAGGCAGCCCTGTCGTTCCTCGGGTTGGGGGTGCAGCCGCCCGAACCGTCCTGGGGCCGAATGCTCTTCGATGCCCAGGGATTCATCACCAGCGCCTGGTGGATGGGAGTCTTCCCCGGCCTGGCGATCCTGTTGACGGTGTTCGCGTTCAACCTCATCGGCGACGGTGTGCGCGACGTCCTCGACCCACGGCAGCGAACCCTGCTGCGCAACCGCCGCTCTCGGCGATCGCGCCGCCGCACGGCCGTATCACCCGCGTCGCCACCGGCCGGTCGCCGACACGACTCGAACACGGCCGACCCGGGCCTTCAGGATGCCGGGTCCGCCCCGGTACTGGCCGTCACCGACCTCGTCGTCGGGGTAGGCCCCAGGGAGATCGTGCACGGCGTCGGATTCAGCGTCGCCAAGGGCGAAACCCTGGGCATCGTCGGCGAATCCGGATCGGGCAAGTCCTTGTCGGTGCTCTCGGCCACGGGCCTGTTCGACGCGCCGAGTGCCTACATCACCGGTAGCGCGCGCATCGGCGACACCGAAGTGATCGGCGCCTCCGACGCGGTCCTGCGGTCGGTGCACGGCGCGCGTGTGGGATTCGTGTTCCAGGACCCGTCGTCGAGTCTCAATCCGCTGCTGACCATCGAAGAACAACTGACCGAGGGGCCCCGACGTCACCTCGGTCTCAGCCGGTCGGCGGCCCGCGAGCGGGCGCTGAAACTCCTGCGGGATGTGCACCTACCCGACCCGGAAACACGGCTGCGGTCCTATCCGCACCAGTTGTCGGGCGGACAGCGTCAGCGCGTGATGATCGCAGTGGCACTGGCGTGTGACCCCGACGTCCTCATCGCCGACGAGGCGACCACCGCCCTCGACGTCACCACCCAGGCCCAGATCATCGATCTCGTCGCCGACCTGCAGCGAGAGCGCGGAATGGCGGTGGTGTGGATCAGCCACGATCTCGGTGTCATCGGCCGGATTGCCGACCGCGTCATCGTGATGCGGTTGGGCGCAGTGATCGAAAGCGGCGCGGTCGCCGAGGTCTTCGCGCACCCGCGTAACGATTACACCCGCACACTGCTGGATTCACGGCCGCTGCTCAGCCGAGTCGCCGACCGTGCCGAACCCGAATCGGCGGTGGCGGCCGAGGAATCGCCGATCGTCGCGGTCCGCGGGCTAGGGGTGGACTTCACGGTGCGACGCAGTACCGGACGCGAAACCCTGCTCGCGGTACGGGATGTCGATGTCGCGGTCACCGCCGGCACCACACTGGGCATCGTCGGCGAATCCGGGTCGGGCAAATCCACGATCGCCGGCGTGCTCAGCGGACTCGTCACCAGTGGTGCGGGCACCACCGTGCGCGGCAGCATCGAGGTCGACGTCGACGGACGTACCATCGACGCCGTCGGGGTCCGCGGCGCCGACGCCGCGCTTCTGCGCCGGCAGGTGGCGATGGTGTTCCAGGACCCGGGTGCCTCGCTCGATCCGCGAATGACCGCGCTGGCCTCGATCGCCGAGCCGCTGCGCACACACGGATTCGTGTCCGGGCGTGAAGCGCTGCGTACGCGTGCCGAACAACTCCTCGCCGACGTCAGCCTCGACTCCTCGTTCCTGCGTCGCTACCCGCACGAGATGTCCGGCGGGCAGCGCCAACGAGTGTGTCTGGCAAGGGCTCTCGCCTCCGACCCGCAGGTGCTGATCCTCGACGAATCCACCGCCTCCCTCGACGTGTCGGTGCAGTCGGCGGTACTCGATCTCCTGGCGCAACTACAGCGGGAGAAGAATCTGACCTACCTGTTCATCGCGCACGACCTCGCCGTCGTCGAGCAGATCAGCGACACGGTGGCGGTGATGCAGGACGGTCGCGTCGTCGAACACGGGCCGGCGTCGCGGATTCTGCACGATCCCGAAACCGAGTACACCCGAAAGCTGCTCGCGGCGATCCCTCCGGAGACACCGCAGCGCGCCTGA
- a CDS encoding MFS transporter — translation MTTTLEKSGDGELAVPAESAADRHHRLRWVILGVLGLAQLMVVLDATIVNIALPHAQTALQFGDADRQWIVTAYALAFGSLLLLGGRLSDLLGRRTTFIIGLVGFAVMSAVGGAAVNFDMLVAARAGQGVFGALLAPAALSLLTTTFTDPSERGKAFGIFGAIAGGGGALGLLLGGMLTEWADWRWCLYVNLVIAAIALVGAVLFIGPHRAEVRPRLDLPGVVTVSAALFSIVYGFSNAETNGWNDWATITWLVAGAALLTLFVWLQSRTPHALLPLRVILDRTRGGSYLAVFIVGIGMFGIFLFLTYYLQQNLQFSPVRTGLAFLPMIGALIVTATTSTAVLLPRFGPRWLMTIGLSIAAVGMVFLTQLDDSSTYAANILPGLLIMGVGLGASMAPAMQGAISGVSPEDAGVASATVNTMQQVGGSVGTALLSTIASSAAASYATSHAAHATSLEQLKMMAAVHSYTVAFWVAAGVFALGALIAAFVIRSGPLPVTEGDEVMVAAH, via the coding sequence ATGACAACAACTCTCGAGAAGTCCGGAGACGGCGAACTCGCGGTTCCCGCCGAGTCGGCAGCCGACCGGCACCATCGCCTGCGGTGGGTCATCCTGGGCGTGCTCGGCCTCGCCCAGCTGATGGTCGTGCTCGACGCCACCATCGTCAACATCGCACTGCCGCACGCACAAACCGCCCTGCAGTTCGGCGACGCCGACCGGCAATGGATCGTCACCGCCTATGCCCTCGCCTTCGGCAGCCTGCTGCTGCTCGGCGGCCGCCTCTCCGACCTGCTGGGCAGGCGGACCACCTTCATCATCGGCCTCGTCGGATTCGCGGTCATGTCGGCGGTCGGCGGTGCCGCGGTCAACTTCGACATGCTCGTCGCCGCACGCGCCGGTCAGGGTGTGTTCGGCGCGCTGCTGGCTCCGGCCGCACTGTCGCTGCTCACCACGACGTTCACCGATCCGTCCGAGCGTGGCAAGGCCTTCGGCATCTTCGGTGCGATCGCCGGTGGCGGTGGCGCCCTGGGCCTGCTGCTCGGCGGCATGCTCACCGAGTGGGCCGACTGGCGCTGGTGCCTCTACGTCAATCTGGTGATCGCCGCGATCGCCCTGGTCGGTGCCGTCCTGTTCATCGGTCCGCATCGGGCCGAGGTCCGGCCCAGGCTGGATCTCCCCGGCGTCGTGACGGTGTCGGCGGCCCTGTTCTCCATCGTGTACGGCTTCTCCAACGCCGAGACCAACGGCTGGAACGACTGGGCGACCATCACCTGGCTGGTGGCCGGCGCCGCCCTGCTGACCCTGTTCGTGTGGCTGCAGTCGCGCACCCCGCACGCCCTGCTCCCGCTGCGCGTGATCCTCGACCGCACTCGCGGTGGCTCCTACCTCGCGGTGTTCATCGTCGGTATCGGGATGTTCGGGATCTTCCTGTTCCTCACCTACTACCTGCAGCAGAACCTGCAGTTCAGCCCGGTCCGCACCGGCCTGGCGTTCCTGCCGATGATCGGCGCCCTGATCGTCACCGCGACGACCTCGACCGCGGTGCTGCTGCCCCGCTTCGGCCCGCGCTGGTTGATGACCATCGGTTTGTCGATCGCGGCGGTCGGCATGGTGTTCCTCACCCAGCTCGACGACTCGAGCACCTATGCGGCCAATATCCTGCCCGGCCTGCTGATCATGGGCGTCGGCCTCGGCGCCTCGATGGCACCGGCCATGCAGGGCGCGATCTCGGGCGTCTCGCCCGAGGACGCGGGCGTCGCGTCGGCCACGGTCAACACCATGCAGCAGGTCGGCGGTTCGGTGGGGACAGCCCTGCTGAGCACCATCGCCTCGAGTGCCGCAGCGTCCTATGCGACGTCACATGCCGCACACGCAACGAGCCTCGAGCAGCTCAAGATGATGGCCGCCGTGCACTCCTACACCGTGGCCTTCTGGGTGGCGGCCGGCGTGTTCGCGCTCGGCGCGCTGATCGCCGCGTTCGTCATCCGCAGCGGACCGCTGCCGGTGACCGAGGGTGACGAGGTCATGGTGGCCGCCCACTAG
- a CDS encoding ABC transporter permease has protein sequence MNGFGWPLVRFILLRLLYSAIVLLGVIIVVFLLIQVVPGDPVRIALGTRYTPQAYDALRHASGLDQPAFTQLVHYIGNVFTGDLGVSFRDNEPVTTTLLQRLPATIALALSAIVVALVISIPLGTWAAMREGRMADNSIRVLSQFGISVPDFWMGILLIAVFSTALGWLPSAGYRPLSAGPVPWLEHIVLPAITVGAVTGAIMTRYVRTAVLEAANAPFVVTAQSKGLSRRRILVAHIGRNALVPVLTISGIQLAALLGGVIVVEVVFAWPGLGKLVYDSVAARDYPMLQGAILLIAAVFLVVNLVVDVLYAIIDPRIRLS, from the coding sequence ATGAACGGATTCGGTTGGCCCCTCGTACGTTTCATCCTGCTGCGCCTGCTCTACTCGGCGATCGTCCTGCTCGGGGTGATCATCGTGGTGTTCTTGCTGATCCAGGTGGTGCCCGGCGACCCGGTGCGCATCGCGTTGGGCACCCGGTACACCCCGCAGGCCTATGACGCCCTGCGGCACGCCTCGGGTCTCGATCAGCCCGCATTCACCCAACTCGTCCACTACATCGGCAACGTGTTCACCGGCGATCTCGGCGTGAGCTTTCGTGACAACGAACCGGTGACCACCACACTGCTGCAACGACTGCCGGCCACGATCGCGCTCGCCCTGTCGGCCATCGTCGTGGCGCTGGTGATCTCGATCCCGCTGGGCACGTGGGCGGCGATGCGCGAAGGACGGATGGCCGACAATAGTATTCGCGTCCTGTCGCAGTTCGGCATCTCCGTCCCCGACTTCTGGATGGGCATCCTGCTCATCGCCGTCTTCTCGACCGCACTGGGATGGCTGCCGTCGGCAGGCTATCGCCCGTTGTCGGCGGGACCGGTGCCGTGGCTCGAACACATCGTGTTGCCGGCGATCACCGTCGGGGCCGTCACCGGCGCCATCATGACCCGGTATGTACGCACGGCGGTGCTCGAGGCGGCCAACGCACCCTTCGTCGTCACCGCGCAATCCAAGGGACTCAGTCGCCGCCGAATCCTGGTCGCTCACATCGGCCGCAACGCGCTGGTGCCCGTGCTGACCATCTCGGGCATCCAACTCGCGGCGCTACTCGGCGGCGTGATCGTGGTGGAGGTGGTCTTCGCCTGGCCGGGGTTGGGCAAACTCGTCTACGACTCCGTCGCCGCCCGCGACTACCCGATGCTGCAGGGCGCCATCCTGTTGATCGCGGCGGTCTTCCTGGTCGTCAATCTCGTCGTCGACGTGCTCTACGCCATCATCGACCCGAGGATTCGGCTCTCATGA
- a CDS encoding ABC transporter substrate-binding protein, producing the protein MADAHQQCRSSAFASPVSRRRFLSLSAAAGMGVVGASALSACAPSAGSGLADSPNTIRAAIAGEPDQLDPHKTSSYFSFEILENVFDTLVEPNEQLQMVPALAQCWEVSPDATRWTFTLRPGVQFHNGDPLTANDVVYSYRRIIDQQLSSSWRLENVATVEAPDAQTVVLTTTSPSPNLLANIGGFKGMAIVNRRNVESGEITTRPIGTGPFAYESGSPGTSLVLKARPGHWSGGPHVDGVAFSFISQGTTAVSAVRSGEVDWTDSIPAQQIGILRNDDALTVGTVVANDYWYVTMNFAKAPFGDTRIRQAVAYAIDRPSIAQVVGYGTATPNQLAIPKTSPWFTEYDRYTAGLTRDAALDKARGLLRAAGHRSLPMGLMVTTEYPETVTAAQVVASNLADVGIDVTIEQLDFGVWLDRQSQGKFDALLLGWLGNIDPDDYYYAQHHTGGTSNSQKYSNPAVDRLLDAGRTELDVTRRKSIYADAATRIADDVSYLYLYNPSATQAYTTALLDYTVRSDKAIRFRDARLDRSRGQ; encoded by the coding sequence ATGGCCGATGCGCACCAACAGTGCAGGTCATCGGCGTTCGCGTCCCCGGTGAGCAGGCGCCGGTTCTTGTCGTTGTCGGCTGCTGCGGGCATGGGAGTGGTTGGGGCGTCAGCTCTGTCGGCGTGTGCCCCGAGCGCCGGTTCGGGATTGGCGGACTCGCCCAACACCATTCGCGCGGCCATTGCAGGGGAGCCCGATCAGCTCGACCCGCACAAGACCAGCTCGTATTTCTCCTTCGAAATCCTCGAGAACGTCTTCGACACCCTCGTCGAGCCGAACGAGCAACTGCAGATGGTGCCCGCCCTCGCCCAGTGTTGGGAGGTCAGCCCGGACGCCACCCGATGGACGTTCACCCTGCGGCCCGGGGTGCAGTTCCACAACGGTGATCCGCTGACCGCCAACGACGTGGTGTACTCGTATCGCCGGATCATCGACCAACAGCTCTCCAGCTCATGGCGATTGGAGAACGTCGCCACCGTCGAGGCACCGGATGCCCAGACCGTCGTCCTCACCACCACATCGCCGAGCCCGAACCTGCTCGCCAACATCGGTGGGTTCAAGGGCATGGCGATCGTGAACCGCCGCAATGTGGAATCCGGGGAGATCACCACCCGCCCGATCGGTACAGGCCCCTTCGCCTACGAATCCGGCTCGCCCGGAACGTCACTGGTCCTCAAGGCTCGTCCCGGCCACTGGTCCGGCGGTCCGCACGTGGACGGGGTCGCCTTCAGTTTCATCTCCCAGGGCACCACCGCGGTCTCGGCCGTACGCTCCGGCGAGGTCGACTGGACCGATTCCATTCCCGCACAACAGATCGGCATCCTGCGCAACGACGACGCGCTCACCGTCGGCACGGTGGTCGCCAACGACTACTGGTATGTGACCATGAACTTCGCGAAGGCACCGTTCGGCGACACCAGGATTCGGCAGGCGGTCGCCTACGCCATCGACCGGCCGTCGATAGCGCAGGTCGTCGGCTACGGCACCGCCACCCCCAACCAGCTTGCCATCCCCAAGACGAGTCCGTGGTTCACCGAATACGACCGCTACACCGCAGGCCTGACACGCGATGCGGCCCTGGACAAGGCGCGCGGGTTGCTCAGAGCTGCCGGCCACCGCTCACTGCCCATGGGCCTGATGGTCACCACCGAATACCCCGAAACCGTCACCGCCGCCCAGGTCGTCGCGTCCAATCTCGCCGACGTCGGAATCGACGTGACCATCGAACAACTCGACTTCGGGGTGTGGCTCGACAGGCAATCCCAGGGCAAGTTCGACGCGCTGCTCCTCGGGTGGCTGGGCAACATCGACCCCGACGACTATTACTACGCCCAACACCACACGGGCGGCACGTCGAATTCCCAGAAGTACTCCAACCCGGCGGTCGATCGCCTCCTCGACGCCGGGCGCACCGAACTCGACGTCACCCGGCGCAAGTCGATCTACGCCGACGCCGCCACCCGCATCGCCGACGACGTCAGCTACCTCTACCTCTACAATCCGTCGGCCACCCAGGCCTACACCACGGCATTGCTCGACTACACGGTGCGCTCGGACAAGGCCATCCGCTTCCGCGACGCGCGCCTGGACAGGAGCCGCGGACAATGA
- a CDS encoding TetR/AcrR family transcriptional regulator — protein sequence MTTASASDTSASSGKPLRADAERNRLRIISAARGLFAERGLDVSLDDVAEAAGVGVGTVYRRFANRDDLVFGVFLEHLKSVVARTGEAIDDEDPWNAVVGLMTWMCQVMSEDRGLAAIIMTIDHSNPEIEALKATLSERIEKIFDRAMAAGVLRPDLTPTDFYALFTMLKAVSEVTEQCAPGTWRRYLDLILDAVSAEPSRTPLGAPPMTPEQIREMQKAHKAGR from the coding sequence ATGACCACTGCATCTGCGTCGGATACGTCCGCTTCGTCGGGAAAACCGCTGCGCGCGGACGCCGAGCGCAACCGGCTGCGGATCATCTCCGCGGCACGGGGACTCTTCGCCGAGCGCGGACTCGACGTGTCGCTCGACGACGTCGCCGAGGCCGCCGGCGTCGGGGTGGGCACCGTGTACCGGCGCTTCGCCAATCGGGACGACCTGGTGTTCGGCGTTTTCCTGGAACACCTGAAATCGGTGGTCGCCCGGACCGGCGAGGCGATCGACGACGAGGACCCGTGGAATGCCGTGGTGGGGTTGATGACCTGGATGTGTCAGGTGATGTCGGAGGATCGGGGTCTGGCCGCGATCATCATGACGATCGACCACAGCAACCCCGAGATCGAGGCCCTCAAGGCGACCCTGTCCGAGCGCATCGAGAAGATCTTCGACCGGGCGATGGCCGCGGGTGTGCTCCGGCCGGACCTGACCCCGACCGACTTCTACGCGCTGTTCACCATGCTCAAGGCGGTCTCCGAGGTCACCGAGCAGTGCGCGCCGGGTACCTGGCGTCGCTACCTCGATCTCATCCTCGACGCCGTCAGCGCCGAACCGTCCCGTACGCCGTTAGGAGCGCCACCGATGACCCCGGAGCAGATCCGCGAGATGCAGAAGGCGCACAAGGCCGGACGGTGA
- a CDS encoding serine/threonine-protein kinase, protein MHDPADRSGSVLGDYTLQRLLGRGAMGEVYEARDSRRGRTVALKLLSPQFAGDALFRERFLRESRMAAQLSDPHVIPIHDWGEIDGFLFLDMRIVAGGGDLRKLLAAGPLAPDRAVSIIEQIAHALDTAHAAGLVHRDVKPDNILIDTNDFAYLVDFGLAQTTTDPRLTDTGAAVGSFAYMAPERFGAGNIATPATDIYALTCVLVECLTGSAPFGAGDLQVLVAAHLNSPPPILHSPFDAVVARGMAKNPAERFVTAGELAHAATDALEGRIVAAPPIPSAPSMPNPPAAVNPHVTIGRQLPPVTYIPPVGTATGAPQMGAPQMGAPQMGAPQLGAPQLGAPQVSFPVGPQPVPHPQARVSPQGTGTRVAVIVGAVVFLAVIVIVVALLVALT, encoded by the coding sequence ATGCACGACCCCGCCGACCGCAGCGGCTCCGTTCTGGGTGACTACACCCTGCAACGGTTGCTGGGCCGTGGCGCCATGGGCGAGGTCTACGAGGCCCGCGACTCCCGTCGCGGGCGCACCGTCGCGTTGAAGCTGCTGTCTCCGCAGTTCGCCGGTGACGCACTGTTCCGCGAGCGGTTCCTGCGCGAATCGCGGATGGCGGCACAGTTGAGCGATCCCCACGTGATCCCCATCCACGACTGGGGCGAGATCGACGGATTCCTGTTCCTGGACATGCGAATCGTGGCCGGCGGGGGCGATTTGCGCAAGCTCCTGGCGGCGGGCCCGCTGGCACCCGACCGCGCCGTGTCGATCATCGAGCAGATCGCCCACGCACTCGACACCGCGCATGCCGCCGGGCTCGTGCACCGCGACGTCAAACCCGACAACATCCTCATCGACACCAACGATTTCGCCTACCTCGTCGATTTCGGGTTGGCCCAGACCACCACCGATCCGCGGCTCACCGACACCGGCGCGGCCGTCGGATCGTTTGCCTATATGGCACCGGAACGCTTCGGTGCGGGCAACATCGCGACACCGGCCACCGACATCTACGCGCTGACCTGTGTTCTCGTCGAATGCCTCACCGGCTCGGCACCTTTCGGCGCCGGCGACCTCCAGGTCCTCGTCGCCGCACACCTCAACTCGCCGCCGCCGATCCTGCACAGCCCGTTCGACGCCGTCGTCGCACGCGGCATGGCGAAGAATCCCGCCGAGCGGTTCGTCACCGCAGGCGAGCTGGCGCACGCCGCCACCGACGCCCTGGAGGGACGGATCGTGGCGGCACCGCCGATACCCTCGGCGCCGTCGATGCCGAATCCACCGGCGGCGGTGAACCCGCACGTCACCATCGGCCGACAACTCCCACCGGTCACCTACATCCCGCCGGTGGGCACCGCGACCGGCGCACCGCAGATGGGCGCACCCCAGATGGGAGCACCCCAGATGGGAGCACCCCAGTTGGGCGCACCCCAGTTGGGGGCACCGCAGGTGAGCTTTCCGGTTGGGCCGCAGCCGGTTCCGCATCCGCAGGCTCGGGTGTCACCGCAGGGCACCGGCACCCGTGTGGCCGTGATCGTGGGCGCGGTGGTCTTTCTCGCCGTCATCGTGATCGTCGTGGCACTGCTGGTCGCGCTGACCTGA